One window of the Gemmatimonadaceae bacterium genome contains the following:
- a CDS encoding Ig-like domain-containing protein, producing the protein MNVTRMVRAAGVLAVLASAAIVGSCSSDKVTATKEVAVARVALASPVDSLLIGDSVSLNVTVEDGNGVPIGRPVTWTSSDPALATVSATGWVKAYDSGIATITASVDGFVAAVQLHLLERVTAAAIQRDQTRDTLHIRDTLWLHVQLHDPHGAALQRRVTWQSSNDSIVTVGVVDSSAPALARGPSASGGSALPNMVVGGGQAFALAVGAGAAVITASSEGVTDTVTLNVGEPVASVELSISSATVGTGSQLQLQARLRDRNQQELQREIRWTTSNPAVATVDSTGKVTGVGLGVCTITAESESKTAAATFTVVTAAGVFTVTPGAVSLPIGGTFKPTVVLTDAAGAPLGRQAIWVSADTTVATVDAAGLITAVAPGATKVVGTIDALSATIDVAVVAPTPSLSITPAAPSVTAGTEFDLVATILDVKGKRITNETVVWSSSDAAVVSVNASGHAVAHAEGSATISAVSPSARNSVLVTVTPSPVSTVSLNPPTADVRVGDHFSMNAALADAGGQPTHGNVTWTSSNETILTVSATGVVTAVGEGEATITASSGGKSASASVTVAGPRPTTDEGLGNNLSVPVVFSEGIGITGLPVTVGGAPNYGNTGLRPVQSENLVVDGLPYFYIANVSDCTWPDGTKAYCQKGLNAWQAQWLDGSTALQHASATWGDNIINQSLKTSSPIRVEVSLNDLTSGTLRGFNMQVVSGSGSTEVQGTNGVTAAMTPTIYSVVPHLIVSKLDASGGNTVGDPLVDKRVIDALGAEESSGNFAAEVNVGGRIVFGYNLRVSEAGWYRVAFVLDGSVSNGLVSANRNVVMDAVTNTVTEEESGGSGGSGTGTKPVPQLAPDGSRTWVDIYVAAGSGSGTGGGGGEDTGAGNNLSVPLTFAEGLGLTGLPVTVGGMPNYANTGLRPTGATEPVVEALPYFPMSYNLSNCSLGGTPYFCQGGGPVWQAQWFDASGQSMRDAQVAWGDNLLTNHFNTHANVHVEVSLTDLTTPPMQGYNMAVVSGSGSTELDGTNGTTGTFSPVVYTRGARLKVELLDSATHEPRYTVFDQGLWEAGDGPGQLVTEVSMGGTLVYSYNLLVQQITIPESVGHKYGWYRFTFSIDGSAPVRPNVRMTQIAAGGEEGTTDEGGGSGGNGSGGSGSGGIPSKNVPTLNVGAQTTSIDIWIAKGGGGSGGGEQ; encoded by the coding sequence AGCGGGTGACTGCGGCCGCGATCCAGCGAGACCAGACCCGCGACACGTTGCATATTCGCGACACGTTGTGGCTGCACGTGCAGTTGCACGATCCGCACGGCGCGGCACTCCAGCGGCGCGTCACCTGGCAAAGCAGCAACGACAGCATCGTGACGGTCGGGGTGGTGGATTCCAGTGCGCCCGCGCTCGCTCGCGGCCCGTCGGCGTCCGGCGGCAGCGCGCTGCCGAACATGGTGGTGGGGGGCGGCCAGGCCTTTGCGCTGGCCGTCGGCGCTGGGGCGGCCGTGATCACGGCGTCCTCCGAAGGCGTGACCGACACGGTGACGCTGAACGTGGGTGAACCGGTGGCCAGTGTCGAGCTCTCGATCTCCAGCGCGACGGTCGGGACGGGCTCCCAACTCCAACTGCAGGCGCGTCTGCGCGATCGCAACCAGCAAGAGCTGCAGCGCGAGATCAGGTGGACGACGAGCAACCCGGCGGTTGCCACCGTGGACAGCACGGGCAAGGTGACCGGCGTGGGCCTCGGCGTTTGCACGATCACCGCGGAGAGTGAATCCAAGACGGCGGCGGCCACGTTCACGGTGGTCACGGCGGCTGGAGTGTTCACCGTCACGCCGGGCGCGGTTTCGCTGCCGATTGGCGGGACGTTCAAACCAACGGTCGTTCTCACCGACGCCGCCGGCGCGCCGCTCGGCCGCCAGGCGATATGGGTGAGCGCTGACACGACAGTTGCCACGGTGGACGCGGCGGGGTTGATCACCGCCGTGGCGCCCGGGGCGACCAAGGTCGTCGGCACCATCGACGCGCTCTCGGCGACGATCGACGTGGCCGTGGTGGCCCCCACGCCGTCGCTCAGCATCACGCCCGCGGCGCCCTCGGTGACTGCCGGGACCGAGTTCGACCTGGTCGCGACGATCCTGGACGTCAAGGGCAAGCGGATCACCAATGAGACCGTGGTCTGGAGCAGCAGCGACGCGGCCGTCGTGTCGGTCAATGCCAGCGGCCACGCGGTTGCGCATGCGGAGGGCTCAGCGACGATCTCCGCCGTGTCGCCCAGCGCACGCAATAGTGTGCTGGTGACCGTGACTCCGTCTCCGGTATCCACGGTGTCGCTCAACCCGCCGACGGCGGATGTGCGGGTCGGCGACCACTTCTCGATGAACGCCGCGTTGGCGGACGCGGGCGGCCAGCCGACCCACGGAAACGTCACGTGGACGTCGAGTAACGAAACCATCCTGACCGTCAGCGCGACCGGTGTGGTGACCGCCGTGGGCGAAGGAGAGGCGACGATCACGGCATCGAGTGGCGGCAAGAGTGCGAGTGCATCGGTTACCGTGGCGGGCCCGCGGCCCACGACCGACGAGGGGCTCGGCAACAACCTCTCGGTGCCGGTGGTGTTCTCCGAAGGAATCGGGATCACCGGTCTCCCGGTGACGGTGGGCGGTGCTCCGAACTATGGCAACACCGGACTGCGCCCAGTTCAATCCGAAAATCTGGTGGTCGACGGGCTGCCGTACTTCTATATCGCGAATGTGTCCGACTGTACGTGGCCGGACGGCACGAAGGCCTACTGCCAGAAGGGGCTGAATGCGTGGCAGGCGCAGTGGCTCGACGGATCCACGGCCCTCCAGCATGCGTCCGCGACCTGGGGTGACAACATCATCAACCAGTCCCTGAAGACGTCGTCGCCCATTCGCGTCGAGGTGTCGCTGAACGACCTCACGAGCGGCACGCTCCGCGGGTTCAACATGCAGGTGGTGTCGGGCTCCGGCAGCACGGAAGTGCAGGGCACGAATGGGGTGACTGCCGCAATGACTCCGACGATCTACTCGGTGGTGCCGCATCTCATCGTGTCGAAGCTGGACGCGTCCGGCGGTAATACGGTTGGCGATCCGCTGGTCGACAAGCGCGTGATCGACGCGCTCGGGGCCGAGGAGAGTTCCGGCAACTTCGCGGCCGAGGTCAACGTGGGCGGGAGGATCGTGTTCGGCTACAACCTCAGAGTGAGCGAAGCCGGATGGTATCGCGTGGCGTTCGTGCTGGACGGTTCGGTGTCGAATGGTCTCGTCAGCGCGAACCGCAACGTGGTCATGGACGCCGTGACGAACACGGTGACCGAGGAAGAGTCGGGCGGTTCCGGCGGTTCGGGCACCGGAACGAAACCGGTTCCGCAGTTGGCGCCCGATGGTTCGCGGACGTGGGTTGACATCTACGTTGCCGCGGGCTCAGGGAGCGGCACCGGTGGTGGCGGCGGCGAAGACACCGGGGCGGGCAACAATCTCTCCGTGCCGCTGACGTTCGCGGAAGGCCTCGGACTCACTGGATTGCCGGTGACCGTTGGTGGGATGCCCAACTACGCCAACACAGGTCTGCGTCCGACGGGCGCTACGGAGCCGGTCGTGGAAGCGCTTCCCTACTTCCCGATGAGCTACAACCTGTCCAACTGTTCGCTGGGCGGCACGCCGTACTTCTGCCAGGGCGGAGGTCCGGTCTGGCAGGCGCAGTGGTTCGACGCAAGCGGACAGTCCATGCGTGATGCTCAGGTGGCGTGGGGCGACAATCTGCTGACCAACCACTTCAACACGCACGCCAACGTGCACGTCGAGGTCTCGCTCACCGACCTGACCACGCCGCCGATGCAGGGCTACAACATGGCCGTGGTGTCGGGCTCGGGCTCCACCGAGCTGGACGGTACCAACGGCACGACGGGCACCTTCTCACCGGTTGTATACACGCGCGGCGCCAGACTCAAGGTGGAACTGCTGGACAGCGCGACCCACGAACCCAGGTACACGGTGTTCGACCAGGGCCTCTGGGAAGCCGGCGATGGACCGGGGCAGTTGGTGACCGAGGTCTCGATGGGCGGGACGCTGGTGTACTCGTACAACCTGCTCGTCCAGCAAATCACGATTCCGGAGTCGGTCGGACACAAGTACGGGTGGTATCGGTTCACGTTCTCGATCGATGGTTCCGCGCCGGTTCGGCCCAACGTCCGCATGACCCAGATTGCGGCGGGGGGCGAGGAAGGGACGACGGATGAGGGTGGCGGCTCGGGTGGCAATGGATCCGGTGGCAGTGGGTCCGGTGGGATTCCGTCCAAGAACGTCCCGACGCTGAACGTCGGCGCCCAGACCACGTCGATCGACATCTGGATCGCCAAGGGCGGTGGTGGCAGCGGCGGAGGCGAGCAGTAG
- a CDS encoding HAD-IC family P-type ATPase — MLRSERWGILPVKPNIKHAVPGIRIAPLLAELAPLDAPAVLLRLDTTAKGLDEAEGAARLAAEGPNQIAEPEHVTNWQRLWRALRNPVVVLLAVLATVSLATGDPRAATIMGVMIVIGVSLRFVQEARADRSAAALKAMIRVTATVIRGGAEREIPLHEIVRGDVVSLAAGDMIPADLRVLTARDLFVNQASLTGESLPVEKFAPPSGAAVASPADATNLCFLGTSVASGTGTAVVAATGASTYLGSLAGSLTEPEEETSFDRGVSAFTWLLIRFMAVMVPLVFLINGLTGHGWREAFVFALAVAVGLTPEMLPMIVSVGLSRGAVAMSRKKVIVKRLAAIQNFGAMDVLC; from the coding sequence ATGCTGCGCTCGGAACGCTGGGGCATCCTACCGGTGAAACCGAACATCAAGCACGCAGTTCCCGGCATTCGCATCGCGCCTCTCCTCGCGGAACTGGCGCCGCTGGATGCACCCGCCGTGCTGCTGCGCCTCGACACGACGGCGAAGGGGCTGGACGAGGCCGAAGGTGCGGCGCGCCTCGCAGCCGAGGGCCCGAATCAGATCGCCGAGCCGGAGCACGTCACGAACTGGCAGCGGCTGTGGCGCGCGCTTCGGAATCCGGTGGTCGTCCTGCTCGCCGTGCTGGCCACGGTGTCGCTGGCCACCGGCGACCCGCGCGCCGCGACGATCATGGGCGTCATGATCGTGATCGGCGTGTCGCTGCGGTTCGTGCAGGAGGCACGCGCCGACCGCTCGGCCGCGGCGCTCAAAGCCATGATCCGCGTGACGGCCACCGTGATCCGCGGCGGCGCGGAGCGCGAGATCCCCCTGCACGAAATCGTGCGCGGAGACGTGGTCTCGCTCGCCGCGGGCGACATGATTCCCGCCGACCTGCGGGTGCTCACGGCCCGCGACCTGTTCGTGAACCAGGCGAGCCTCACCGGCGAATCGCTGCCCGTGGAGAAGTTCGCCCCGCCCTCGGGCGCCGCCGTCGCCTCGCCGGCCGACGCGACCAACCTGTGCTTTCTGGGCACGAGCGTGGCCAGTGGGACGGGCACCGCCGTCGTGGCCGCCACCGGCGCGTCGACCTATCTGGGAAGTCTGGCGGGGTCTCTCACCGAACCGGAAGAGGAGACGAGCTTCGATCGCGGAGTGTCGGCGTTCACCTGGCTGTTGATCCGGTTCATGGCGGTGATGGTGCCGCTGGTGTTTCTGATCAACGGCCTTACCGGGCACGGGTGGCGCGAAGCCTTCGTGTTCGCGCTGGCCGTGGCCGTAGGCCTCACGCCCGAGATGCTGCCCATGATCGTCTCGGTGGGCCTGTCGCGCGGGGCCGTCGCGATGTCGCGCAAGAAGGTGATCGTCAAGCGGCTGGCCGCGATCCAGAATTTCGGCGCCATGGACGTGCTCTGC